The proteins below come from a single Candidatus Planktophila dulcis genomic window:
- a CDS encoding FAD-dependent oxidoreductase, with product MPQYKVAIVGAGPAGYFAALALQNLQTEELQFAIDMIERLPTPWGLVRSGVAPDHPKIKTVAKVFEKVANEPNFRLFANVELGSDLTIEQLKEKYDAVVIATGTALGKKLGIPGEDLPGSMSAATFVPWYNSHPDFKDESIDLSTNTAVVIGAGNVAMDVARMLALEPSELDPTDTADHAIDTFKESKVRTVIISARRGPEHAAFTSPELRDLPKLEHTNVVMDKADIEAAIARAGDAPEKDVKSNLDAMLLISEKDATNHERTMKFQFLATPKEIKGNARVEEVVFQKTGSDETFSIKCGLVITAIGYEAASLEGIPYEKGKVVNTDGRVSENVYVVGWAKRGPSGVIGTNKSDAADVMQLLLEDLGTPKTSGDITDVITHNRVVTQQHWQAINTAEVAAGESVGKPRRKFVDRQDLLSRAGL from the coding sequence GTGCCTCAATACAAAGTAGCAATCGTCGGTGCAGGACCTGCCGGCTACTTTGCAGCCCTTGCTCTGCAGAATCTTCAAACAGAAGAACTCCAATTCGCAATTGACATGATTGAGCGTCTTCCAACCCCTTGGGGCTTGGTTCGTAGCGGTGTTGCACCTGATCACCCAAAGATTAAGACAGTTGCCAAGGTATTTGAAAAAGTTGCTAATGAACCAAACTTCAGATTATTTGCAAACGTTGAGCTTGGTAGCGATCTCACCATCGAACAGCTTAAAGAGAAGTACGACGCTGTTGTAATTGCAACAGGTACAGCACTCGGCAAGAAACTCGGAATTCCTGGCGAAGATCTTCCGGGATCAATGTCTGCAGCGACTTTCGTGCCTTGGTATAACTCGCACCCTGATTTCAAAGATGAATCAATTGATTTGAGTACCAATACGGCAGTCGTTATTGGCGCTGGAAATGTAGCGATGGATGTTGCTCGCATGTTGGCACTTGAGCCAAGTGAGCTAGATCCAACTGATACGGCAGATCATGCAATTGATACTTTTAAAGAGAGCAAAGTGCGCACAGTAATCATCAGCGCCCGTCGTGGCCCTGAGCATGCAGCCTTTACCTCACCTGAACTTCGCGACCTTCCTAAGCTAGAACACACCAACGTAGTCATGGATAAGGCAGATATAGAAGCGGCCATTGCTCGCGCAGGAGATGCACCTGAGAAAGATGTGAAGAGCAATCTCGATGCAATGCTTTTGATTTCGGAAAAAGATGCCACCAACCACGAACGCACGATGAAGTTCCAGTTTTTGGCAACACCTAAGGAGATCAAGGGCAACGCTCGTGTTGAAGAAGTTGTCTTCCAGAAGACCGGAAGTGATGAAACCTTCAGTATTAAGTGTGGCTTAGTAATTACCGCCATTGGTTATGAGGCAGCATCTCTTGAAGGAATTCCTTACGAAAAGGGCAAGGTTGTTAATACCGATGGCCGAGTAAGTGAAAATGTCTATGTCGTTGGATGGGCAAAACGCGGACCTTCAGGGGTTATCGGCACCAATAAATCGGATGCAGCTGATGTGATGCAGTTGCTCCTTGAAGATCTTGGAACACCTAAAACTTCAGGTGATATCACCGATGTAATTACACATAACAGGGTTGTAACTCAGCAGCACTGGCAGGCAATCAACACTGCTGAAGTTGCTGCAGGTGAATCGGTTGGAAAGCCACGTCGCAAGTTTGTGGACCGCCAGGATCTGCTAAGCAGAGCGGGCTTGTAG